One genomic segment of Marinitoga piezophila KA3 includes these proteins:
- a CDS encoding bifunctional aspartate carbamoyltransferase catalytic subunit/aspartate carbamoyltransferase regulatory subunit codes for MKHDFLGRTLAVINDLSIQEQLFLYEKTKQLKKKWLEKQDLSEFMINKNVGIYIVFIEPSTRTKESFINAAKFHKKAKVTIFDSNHSSFNKKESYLDTFNMLTGYSDYSIFVIRSKLEGTCRYLEQSVSKFALRNGLPIPSFINAGDGKHEHPTQELLDEFTFLEQNNFDNSFIHIALVGDLLHGRTVHSKVNGLKIFKNVKVDLIAPQEISMPSHYISQMKENGFEVRIFESIDSYLKYGDVANIWYFTRLQLERMGEDILEKEHILRKAVTFQKSYLEKIPDNIKFYHPLPRHKLYPTIPTFLDDLPLNGWERQAINGYWTRIILLSMFGGALKADFDTSKSVKEIKEDFVVKAPIVDGTHGVQKEGKRGIKPIENGTVIDHIAKGKTEEEIYHMIMKIRKILKLYDVDSADGIFKSKDGVFKGYISLPDRYLTKKEIKKLSAISPNVTVNIIKNARVTEKYRITLPPRVYGFEELRCKNENCISHPNNGEGIKGSFIKNKEGKLVCEFCETPHTFEEIWNV; via the coding sequence GTGAAACACGATTTTCTTGGAAGAACACTTGCGGTTATTAACGATCTTTCTATTCAGGAACAACTTTTCCTTTATGAAAAAACAAAACAATTAAAGAAAAAATGGCTTGAGAAACAGGATTTATCCGAATTTATGATTAATAAGAATGTTGGTATTTATATTGTTTTTATAGAACCAAGTACCCGCACTAAAGAATCCTTCATTAATGCTGCAAAATTCCACAAAAAAGCTAAAGTTACTATCTTTGATTCCAATCATTCCTCGTTTAATAAGAAAGAAAGCTATTTAGATACATTTAATATGCTAACCGGTTACAGTGATTATTCCATTTTTGTGATACGTTCTAAACTTGAAGGAACATGTAGATATTTAGAACAATCTGTTTCAAAATTTGCACTTAGAAATGGCCTTCCTATTCCTTCTTTTATTAATGCCGGTGATGGAAAACACGAACACCCCACTCAAGAACTCCTCGACGAATTTACCTTCCTTGAACAAAATAACTTCGATAACTCCTTTATTCATATTGCGCTTGTTGGCGATCTTCTCCATGGTAGAACAGTACACTCCAAGGTTAATGGATTAAAAATCTTCAAAAATGTTAAGGTTGACCTTATTGCTCCGCAGGAAATTTCTATGCCTTCACATTATATTTCCCAGATGAAAGAAAATGGTTTTGAAGTAAGAATATTTGAGTCTATAGATTCGTATTTAAAATATGGTGACGTTGCAAATATATGGTATTTTACACGTTTGCAATTAGAAAGAATGGGTGAAGATATTTTAGAAAAAGAGCATATTTTAAGAAAAGCAGTTACTTTCCAGAAATCCTACCTTGAAAAAATTCCTGATAATATTAAGTTTTATCATCCTCTTCCAAGACATAAACTTTATCCTACTATTCCAACATTTTTAGATGATTTGCCATTAAATGGTTGGGAAAGACAGGCAATTAACGGATACTGGACACGAATAATTTTATTGTCAATGTTTGGTGGAGCATTGAAAGCAGATTTTGATACTTCGAAAAGCGTAAAAGAAATAAAGGAGGATTTTGTTGTGAAAGCTCCTATTGTTGATGGAACGCATGGAGTGCAAAAGGAAGGGAAAAGAGGAATTAAACCTATAGAAAATGGAACTGTAATAGATCATATTGCTAAGGGTAAAACGGAAGAAGAAATTTATCATATGATTATGAAGATTAGAAAAATATTGAAGTTATATGATGTAGATAGTGCAGATGGAATTTTTAAGTCAAAGGATGGTGTGTTTAAGGGATATATTAGTTTGCCGGATAGATATTTAACTAAAAAGGAAATTAAAAAGTTATCAGCTATCTCACCAAATGTGACAGTTAATATTATAAAAAATGCTCGAGTAACTGAAAAATATAGAATTACACTTCCGCCAAGAGTATATGGTTTTGAAGAATTGAGATGTAAAAATGAAAATTGTATTTCACATCCAAATAATGGTGAAGGAATAAAAGGATCGTTTATAAAAAATAAGGAAGGTAAATTGGTATGTGAATTCTGTGAAACACCTCATACATTTGAAGAAATCTGGAATGTTTAG
- a CDS encoding 5-(carboxyamino)imidazole ribonucleotide mutase produces MSKVLIIAGSKSDETFVKQALDLFDEWGIEHEFKIYSAHRNLKELTEFLSTLSSEFKVIIAVAGLAAALPGVVASLTTLPVIGVPNAVGPLNGVDALLSIVQMPKGVPVGTMGIGNHGMKNAAYFAKRILDLEGKK; encoded by the coding sequence ATGTCAAAAGTTTTAATTATTGCTGGTAGTAAATCCGATGAAACTTTTGTAAAACAGGCTCTTGATTTATTTGATGAATGGGGCATAGAGCACGAATTTAAAATTTACAGTGCCCACAGAAACCTCAAAGAATTAACAGAATTCCTCTCTACTCTCTCCTCCGAGTTTAAAGTTATCATAGCCGTTGCCGGTCTTGCCGCTGCTCTCCCAGGCGTTGTTGCTTCATTAACTACTCTTCCCGTAATAGGTGTACCAAATGCTGTTGGACCTCTTAATGGTGTTGATGCTTTACTTTCCATAGTTCAAATGCCCAAAGGTGTTCCAGTAGGAACAATGGGAATTGGAAATCACGGAATGAAAAACGCTGCATATTTTGCAAAAAGAATTCTGGATCTGGAGGGGAAAAAATGA